In the genome of Sphaeramia orbicularis chromosome 13, fSphaOr1.1, whole genome shotgun sequence, one region contains:
- the slc33a1 gene encoding acetyl-coenzyme A transporter 1, producing MELSESITHKNGRQRKVTCASDPPENMRDLLRRDTSSSDPDVEEEAEDLIQGSDSEERRYHRVRPGIRGELGNVLLLLFLYVLQGIPLGLAGSIPLILQSRNVSYKDQAFFSFVFWPFSLKLLWAPLVDALYFSRFGRRKSWLVPTQYLLGLFMLCLSVTVNSLLQNEARPNVVTLTAVFFMLAFLAATQDIAVDGWALTMLSRENVGYASTCNSVGQTAGYFLGNVLFLALESADFCNKYLRIEPKDTGIVTLSDFLFFWGIVFLVSTTLVAIFKGENEPRKGKRRVQEETQGVMETYKLLFSIIKMPTVFTFCFLLLTAKVGFSAADAVTGLKLVEAGVPKEQLALLAVPMVPLQILLPVVISKYTAGPRPLDVFYKAFPFRLLIGLGYALLVWWTPSVKQEGGFPVYYYAIVLLSYALHQVALYSMYVACMAFHAKVSDPLIGGTYMTLLNTVTNLGGNWPSTVALWMVDPLTYKECQGAPGQSCGSVEEAGLCVKEDGVCVTTLDGYYVESVVCVVIGLAWWVWLGKKMRRLQEQSPAAWRCRVEQ from the exons ATGGAGCTCTCAGAATCGATCACACACAAGAACGGGCGGCAGAGAAAAGTGACATGTGCCAGCGACCCTCCTGAAAACATGAGGGACCTTCTCAGAAGAGACACATCCTCCTCTGATCCAGATGTAGAGGAGGAAGCGGAAGATCTTATCCAAGGGTCAGACTCCGAGGAAAGGAGATATCACAGAGTACGGCCTGGCATTCGTGGCGAGTTAGGGAATGTGCTGCTTCTTTTGTTTCTTTATGTGCTGCAAGGAATTCCTCTGGGACTGGCTGGAAGTATTCCTCTGATCCTACAGAGCAGGAATGTCAGCTATAAAGATCAAGCCTTCTTCAGCTTTGTCTTCTGGCCTTTTAGTCTCAAGCTGCTTTGGGCGCCTCTGGTGGACGCACTCTACTTCAGCAGGTTTGGTAGAAG AAAGTCATGGCTGGTGCCCACGCAGTACCTCCTTGGCCTCTTCATGCTCTGCCTTTCTGTAACAGTGAATTCACTGCTGCAGAATGAGGCGAGGCCAAATGTTGTAACACTTACTGCAGTTTTCTTTATGCTAGCCTTTCTGGCAGCCACACAG GACATAGCTGTGGATGGTTGGGCCTTGACCATGTTATCCAGAGAGAATGTGGGCTATGCATCTACATGCAACTCTGTAGGACAGACCGCAGGCTACTTCCTTGGGAATGTGCTCTTTTTGGCTCTGGAGTCTGCTGACTTTTGCAACAAATACCTCAGGATAGAGCCCAAGGACACAGGGATCGTCACTCTGTCAG actttttgtttttttggggaaTTGTCTTCCTGGTTTCCACGACACTGGTAGCCATATTTAAAGGGGAAAACGAGCCTCGCAAAGGAAAGAGGAGAGTGCAAGAGGAGACACAGGGTGTCATGGAGACCTACAAGTTGCTGTTCTCTATCATCAAGATGCCCACAGTCTTCACCTTCTGTTTCCTGCTACTCACGGCTAAA GTGGGCTTCTCTGCAGCCGATGCAGTGACAGGCTTGAAGCTAGTGGAGGCGGGAGTTCCCAAGGAGCAGCTGGCATTGTTGGCAGTACCTATGGTGCCTCTGCAGATCCTCCTACCAGTGGTCATCAGTAAATACACAGCAGGACCCCGGCCCCTGGACGTCTTCTACAAGGCCTTCCCTTTTAG GTTGCTCATAGGGCTGGGGTACGCTCTGCTGGTTTGGTGGACACCCAGTGTAAAACAAGAAGGAGGCTTTCCTGTTTACTACTATGCCATAGTGCTGCTTAGCTACGCACTGCATCAG GTGGCgttgtacagtatgtatgtggcCTGTATGGCCTTCCATGCCAAAGTGAGTGACCCTCTCATTGGTGGGACCTACATGACCCTCCTGAACACTGTCACTAATCTGGGTGGGAACTGGCCCTCCACTGTGGCTCTGTGGATGGTAGATCCACTGACCTACAAGGAGTGTCAGGGGGCCCCTGGGCAAAGCTGTGGCTCTGTTGAGGAGGCGGGG CTGTGCGTTAAGGAGGATGGTGTTTGTGTGACCACATTAGACGGCTACTATGTGGagtctgtggtgtgtgttgtgattGGCTTAGCCTGGTGGGTGTGGCTAGGGAAGAAAATGAGGCGGCTGCAGGAACAAAGCCCTGCTGCGTGGAGATGCAGAGTCGAACAGTGA